A window of the Apostichopus japonicus isolate 1M-3 chromosome 8, ASM3797524v1, whole genome shotgun sequence genome harbors these coding sequences:
- the LOC139971110 gene encoding melatonin receptor type 1A-like, whose protein sequence is MDTNGVEVTILPTDSPGYVFEDPTQRTLLSVIVILVAAVGIPGNILVMIAVTFSKRLQTKTNSFVVNLACSDLATCLILPFQVVALLNDSWPLPDPLCTLVAGVFWVGLGSSVVNLALIAFNRFTLITKSRTRYDHVYSKRNLVLMLVSAWIIPIVLVTVPPLCGLGGIGYAERYKMCSADSTHPLSDVYAFISSVLVEVPCLIIIITCYVKIYRFIRAKNRELFPNNASRGESKGNAQSAAFKRQVKVTKNLFLVVCSYIICIMPFAIACLIPPSYPSIPWVMMFLIANCCVNPIIYGLYHPQFRDVFRRILSCKFRLIPEPSNILQSLTTASTSA, encoded by the coding sequence ATGGATACGAACGGAGTTGAAGTTACGATTTTACCCACCGATTCGCCTGGTTACGTTTTTGAAGATCCGACACAAAGAACACTTTTGTCCGTTATAGTGATACTTGTGGCGGCTGTTGGCATTCCTGGGAATATATTGGTTATGATTGCTGTGACTTTTTCGAAAAGATTGCAAACCAAGACCAATTCATTTGTCGTGAATTTGGCGTGTTCTGATCTTGCTACGTGTCTCATCCTTCCGTTCCAAGTTGTCGCTTTGTTGAACGATAGTTGGCCGTTGCCAGACCCGTTGTGCACGTTGGTTGCTGGTGTTTTCTGGGTTGGTCTTGGTAGCAGCGTTGTCAACCTCGCCTTAATCGCCTTTAACCGTTTCACATTAATAACTAAATCTCGTACTCGCTACGACCATGTATATTCAAAGAGAAATCTTGTCCTTATGTTAGTTTCAGCATGGATCATTCCGATCGTCCTGGTTACGGTCCCACCCTTGTGTGGCCTTGGAGGAATCGGCTACGCGGAGAGATATAAGATGTGTTCAGCTGACTCAACCCATCCTTTATCGGATGTTTACGCATTCATCAGCAGTGTTCTCGTTGAAGTTCCTTGTTTGATCATTATCATTACATGTTACGTCAAAATTTATCGATTCATTCGAGCTAAAAACCGAGAGCTATTTCCAAACAACGCGTCTAGAGGGGAAAGCAAGGGCAACGCCCAATCAGCGGCCTTCAAAAGACAAGTGAAAGTGACAAAGAACTTGTTTTTGGTGGTATGTTCGTATATCATATGTATAATGCCCTTTGCTATTGCCTGTTTGATACCACCCAGCTACCCTTCCATTCCTTGGGTGATGATGTTTCTTATTGCTAACTGTTGTGTGAATCCAATCATTTATGGACTATACCATCCTCAGTTTAGAGATGTATTTCGACGTATACTTTCGTGCAAGTTTAGACTTATTCCAGAGCCGTCGAATATTTTACAGTCTCTTACAACTGCATCGACAAGCGCTTGA